The sequence CTGCCCCCGGAAGGTCGCGATGCGCGCCGTGCCCCAGGTGGACAGCCCCGGCGTCTCCCGCTCCGAGCCCGAGGCCGGAGTGCGCGCGGAGTCCATCGCCGCGAGGCTCCGCGCCCGGTACGCGCGCCCCGTCACCGCGCTCGGCTACCAGCCCCAGTCGCTGCCGGAAGCGGTGGCGCACCTGGGCCTGCACGTGGTGCTGAGCGTGGCGGCCGCGTGGGTGACGGCCGTGCTGACGCGGTGGCAGCCGGTGCTGGGCTGGGCGCTGTATCCGCTGGCGGCCTTCTTCATCGGCACGCGGTTCCGCGCGCTGGGCAACATGCTGCACGAGGCGTGTCACGGCATGCTCGTGCGCGGCAAGCGCCGCAACCGCGCGCTCGGGCACGTGCTGGCCATCATCGACCTCACCGCGCTGGAGCCGTACACGCGCGAGCACTTCACGCATCACCTGCACCTGGGTGATGCAGTGAAGGACTTGGACTTCGTGCCGCGCAGCCGCTTCGGCTTCTCGGACGCGAGCCGGCCCTTCGTGAAGACGCACCTGCTGCGGCCGATGCTGCTGGTGCACCTGCCGGCCTTCCTGCGGCCGGTGTTCTTCCACCGCACGGACCCGTGGCCGGTGACGCTGGTGCGCTGGGCCTTCCTCGCGGGGCTGGTGGCGCTGGCGCAGTGGGGCATCGGCTGGAAGGCGTTCCTGCTCTTCTACGCTGTGCCGTACCTGGTGCCGTACCAGGTCATCCGCTACTGGTCGGACGCGGTGGACCACGCGGGCGTCATCGGCTCGGCGGACGAGTTCCACCGCTCGCGCAACCACATCCTCCCGTGGGGTCCGCTCAACACGGTGCTCTTCCCGAGGAACGACGCGTACCACCTCACGCACCACCTGTTCCCCGCCGTGCCCACCGCGTGGCAGGGACATGTGCACGAGATGCTGCTGCACGACCCGGACTACGCGGCGCGCGAGCACTCCTTCGGCGCGCTGCTGCGCTGACTCACGGCGCGAGCCTCCGAAACGCCACGCGCTTCAATGAGGCCAGAGGCCGCTGAGGCCCTCTGCTGGCCAGCCCCTCAGCGCGTGGTGGCGCGCTCAATCGCCTCGAGCGCCTCGGGGAAGCGGTCCGCAGCCATGCCCAGTCCCAGCCGGAAGCCGTGCCCGCGCTCCAGCGGATGCGTCCCCTCGGGAGAGCCGGCCTCCATCGCGCTCAGCGGCAGCACGAACACGCCTTCCGCCGACAGCGCGGAGAGCCGCGCCTCGAAGTCACGAGGCTCGGAAGCACCACGCACGCCGATGCAGGTGACGAGCCCGCCCGTCGGCGCGATGCCGTAGACGCCTCGCGAGCGCTCCAGGAACGCGGCCAGCGTGCGGCGGTTCTTCATCCACTCCTCGCGCGCATGCGTCAGCGCGGGGCTGTGCAGGTCCTTCAGCACCTCGTACGAAATCCACTCCGTCACCGGGTTCACCGTGTGCGTCGTGTAGTTCTTCTCGTTCTGCATGCGCGAGAGCATGGCCGTGTCGCCCACGCACCAGCCGATGCGCAGCCCCGGGCAGCCCAGGCACTTGATGAACGAGCCGGTGACGAAGGTGCGCGAGCCCGGCCGGTACACCGAGGCCCCCAGCACTGCGTCCTCGGAGGAGAGGAAGCGGTAGTGCTCATCCCCAATCACCGTGGCCCCCGCCGCGTCCGCCCAGCGCGCCACCGCGTCCAGCAACTTCGCGTCCAGCACCAGCCCGGAGGGGTTGTGAGGATTGTTGATGATGACCGCGTCCGGCTGCTCGCGAGCCAGCACGTCCAGCCACTCGGCCCCGTCCACGGACGGCACGCCGCGCGCGTCCCAGCGCACGGGCAGCCGCACCACCTGGGCGCCCTGCTGCATGGGCAGCTCGTAGAGGAGTTGGAAGGCGGGCCACGCCAGGGCCACCTTGCGCGGGCGGAGCTGGCGGAAGAGCAGGAGCAGCGCCTCACTGGTGCCGGTGGTGATGAGGACGTTGTCGCGCGTGGTGCCCGGGTGCATGGCGGCCACCAGGTCCCTCAGGTCCGCGCGCCCCCAGTTGGGACTGTCACGCAGCAGCGTGGAGAGGAACACGTCCGCCGCCTGCGTCTGACTCACGCCGGAGCCCGTGAGCAGCTCGCCCACGGTGACGGGACGGCCACCGGACTCCCCGAGGTTGTAGCGCGCGGTAAAGCGCGAGCCCTCCAGGTAGTCCTCCATGAAGAACGGGCGCAGCAGGTCCATGGGCTCTCCCGGAAAACGTCAGGCGGCGGTGGCGGTGGCGGTGGCGGGCCAGGGCACGTCGCCACGGTGCGCGACGACGACCTGTTGAATGGGCATGTCGAAGCCGCGCGCGGCGGTGAGGCCCACCGGCGTCAGCAGCGCGCGGAACTCCGGGAGGGAGAGCACGTCCCCCTCGTTGGACACGTACCGGCGCAGCGCGAAGTAGAGCGCGTCCAGCGGGCCGTCGCGCCGGTCCGTCAGCAGATAGCCGGAGATGAGCAGCAGCCCGCCCGGCCGCAGCGCACGCGCCAGCCGGGCGAAGAAGCCGGGCAGCTCCGAGGGCGGCAGCGCGGGGATGATTTGCGGCAGCAGGATGACGTCGTACTCCGCCTCGCCGTAGTCCACGGAGAGGCAGTCCCCCGCCCACAGCCGCGAGCGCGCCTCCAGCTTCAGCTTCGCGAGGTGCGGGCGCACCGCGTCCAGCACGTGCGGCGAGTCGAGGTACGTGACGTGCGAGTTCGCATCCGCGAGCCCGAAGGCCGCGCCCCACACGCCGGAGCCGGTGCCCACGTCCAGCACCCGCGCTCCCGCGAGCGAGCGCATGCCGCGCACCAGGTCCGCCGCCTTCCGGCTCAGCCGCAGGTGCGAGGCGAAGATGCTGGAGATGCGCGACGCGTTCTCCTGGTAGATGCGGCGCGCCGTCTCCGGGTCGCGCAAGTCCAAGCGGAACTTCTGCTCGCGCACGGCCTCGTCGAGGTGGCCGAAGGCCTCCCAGTAGGCCATGGTCGCCGGCAGCGCGCGCTGGAAGTACGGCAGGCTCTGCGCATCCAGCGCCCGGCCCGCAGCCTCCGAGAAGCCCCAGGCGTCGCCCTCCTGCTTCGTGAGGCCCATCGTCGCGAGCACGCCGAGCAGCACGCCCAGCGCCTCGGGCTGAGCACTCACGTCCCGCGCCAGGTCCTCCAGCGGAGCCGGCCCCTTCACGAGCCTGTCCAACACCCCCAGCTCTCCGGCCGTCACCAGCGCCTGCGTGCGCAGGACGTTGCGGGCGAGCCGGTCCTCGAAGTCCGCGGCCTCGGGGCTCGGAGCCGGCGCGCGCGGCGAGAGGAACTGCTCGCGGAACCACCCGAGCACATTTCCTTCCGGAGTGGCTCCGGTGCGCACGGCCTCCGGCAATTTCGCGGACGGGTGCCACCAGCGCCGCGCCTCGTGCAGGCGGGCGGTGAAGGCCGCATCGCGCAGGAAGGCCGCCGTCGTCGCGGGCAGCGAGTACCCGCGCCCGGTCTCCAGGTGGACGAAGCCCAGCGCCACCATCGGCTCGACGACGGCACGGACGCCACGGAGGCTCCCGCCCACGCGCCGGGCCAGTGCATCCAGCGGCACGGGCTCGCCGCTGCCTGATTCCGGCAGGTGCGAGAAGAGGCCGAGCGAGAGCGCGGCCTGGAGCGCCGCGGACTCGTTGCTGGCGTCGCGGGCGTGGAAGTTGAGCTGCTGCACGAAGGCGGGCTCGGACATGGGACGCTCCTTCACACCCAGCGGAACCACTTGAGGGCCATCACCAACGGCACCACCGTCCACACCGCGAGCAGCGCCAGCGGGAGGCCCAGGGCGGCGAGGCCGGTGCCCTCCAGCATGATGGCCCGCAGCGAGTCATTGAGCATGGTCAGCGGCAGCGCGCGGATGAACGGCTGCAGCCAGCCGGGGAAGTTCTCCGAGGAGAAGAACACCCCGGACAGGAACAGCATCGGCATGGAGACGAGGTTGATGAGGCCACCGACGGCCTCCTCGCTGCTCGCGCGGGTGGCCACCAGCAGACCCAGCCCCGCGAAGGACACCGCGCCCACCAGGCTCATCACCGTGAAGGCCACGTAGCTGCCGAACATGGGCACGCGGAACAGCAGCCGCGCGAAGACGCAGAAGAAGGCCACCTCCAGCAGCGCGAACAACAGGCGCCCCGTGAGGAAGGAGATGAAGAAGTGCGAGCGGCGCATGGGCGTCGCCGCCAGTCGCTTGAGCAGCTTCCCGCCGCGCATCGCCACCAGCGGGCTCGCGAGCGCCCACAGGCTGCTGGACATCAGCGACATGCCGAGCAGCCCGGGGACGAGGAAGTCGATGTAGCGGTTGCCCGGCTCGGACACGGGCGTCGTCTTCACCGCCTCGATGCGCGGCCCCTGCGCCGAAGTGCTGAGCGCCTGCGTCACCAGCAGCCGCGCGGTACGTCCCTCCGGCTGGCTCGGGTCCACGAGCGCCTCGGGCTCCGGGTTGGAGGACAGCAGCACCAGCGACACCTGCCCTCGCGCGAGGCGGCGGCGGGCGTCGCCTTCAGGCAGCGTCTGCACCTGCAGCTCGGACACGCCCTCCAGCCGCGCCACCAGCGCCTTCGCCTCCGGCCCGTCCGAGACGGCGACCTGCACCGGCTTGAGCGCCTCGGTGCGGAACGCCAGCCCCAGCACCAGCGTGGTGACGATGGGGAAGCCGAAGGTCCAGAACAGCACCTCGGGCATGCGGAACAGCATCCGCAGCCGCATCAGGATGAGCTGACCGAGCGAGCCCGTCATGCCGCCTTCTCCTCCTCGCCCTCGCGCAGCGAGCGGCCCGTGAGCCCGATGAAGACGTCGTCCAGCGTGGGGCGGCGCGTGGACAGGTGCCGCAGCTCACCGCCGCCGGACTCCACCTCTCGCAGCACCGACGGCAGCGCCAGGTGCAGCTCGCGCACGCGCAGCGTCATCCGGTCCGCGTGCCGCTGCGCCGCCACCACCGAGGGCAGCGAGCGCAGCCGCTCCAGGTCCGGCACCGGGGTGGCCTCCAGCTCGATGACCTGCTCCGCGCCCAGCGAGGCGATGATTTCGCGCGGGCTGCCGCGAGCAATCACGCGGCCGTGGTCGATGATGACGAGCCTGTCGCACAGCACCTCGGCCTCGTCCATGTAGTGGGTGGTCAGCACCACCGTGCGCCCGCGCGCCTTGAGCTGCGCCACCACGTCCCACAGCGAGCGGCGCGACTGCGGGTCCAGGCCGGTGGTCGGCTCGTCGAGGAAGAGGACGTCCGGGTCCCCCGCCAGCCCGAGCGCCAGGGCCAGCCGCTGCTTCTGACCGCCGGACAGCTTGCCGACCCTGGCGTGGCGCTTCTCGCCGAGCTGCACCATGCCGATGAGCGTCTCCACGTCCAGCGAGCGCGGGTAGAAGGACGCGAAGAGGCGGACCATCTCCTCCACGGTGAGCAGGTCCACCAGCCGCGTCTCCTGGAGCGTCAGGCCGATGCGCTGGCGCAGTTCCCTCTCGTGCGTCTCCCAGCGCAGCCCCAGGAGCTTCACCTCGCCCGAGGTGGCCTGCTGGAGGCCTTCGAGAATCTCGACGGTGGTCGTCTTGCCGGCGCCGTTGGGGCCGAGCAGCCCCAGGCACTCGCCCCGGCGGATGTCCAGGTCGATGCCGTCCACGGCCACCACGTCGCCGAAGCGCTTGACCAGGCCCTTCACCTCGATGGCGAGCTCGTCGTTGGGAGTCATGGAGAGGGGGTGGGGGTGGGCCGGCAGTATGACCCAACGAGTGGCGGGTGCCCACCACACGCGTGGGCGGAATGCGGCGCTCCCCGTCGGGGGGTGCTACGGTCCCTCCCCGTGTCCCAGAGCGACTCACTGGAAGCGCGGGTGGAACGGCTGGAATTGCCGTTCAACGAGTACGGAGTGGACCCCTACGGCATCTCGAAGCGCCATGTGCTCCATGCGCTCCAGGTGTTCGCCGTCCTGTACCGGTATTACTTCCGGGTGAAGTGCTACGGCGCCGAGCACATCCCCGCGCGAGGCCGGGGGATGCTGGTGGGCAACCACTCGGGCGGCGTGGCGGTGGACGGGGCCATGGTGCTCGCCTCCACCATGTTGGAGTTGGACCCGCCGCGGCTGGCGCAGGGCATGGTGGAGCGCTTCCTCCACAAGTTCCCCATCAGCTCGCTGTGGGCCAGCCGCACGGGCCAGTTCACCGGGCTGCCCGAGCACGCGAAGCGGCTGTTGGAGGACGACCGGCTGCTGATGATCTTCCCCGAGGGCGCGCGCGGGACGGCGAAGCTCTACAACCAGCGCTACTCGCTGGTGGACTTCGGCACGGGCTTCGTGCGGCTGGCGCTGCAGACGCGCTCGCCCATCATCCCGTTCGCCTTCCTGGGCGGCGGTTCGGCGATTCCCACGGTGTTCAACGCGTACGCGCTGGGGAAGCTGATGGGCGTGCCGTACGTGCCGGTGACGCCGTGGCTGCTGCCGGTTCCGCTTCCGGTGCAGCTCGAAATCCACTACGGCGAGCCGCTCGTCTTCCACGGGACGGGAGACGAAGAGGACCACGTCATCGAGGGCTATGTGGCGAAGGTGAAGGCGCGCATCGCGGGACTCATCGAGCGGGGACGGGCGGAGCGACACAACCGGCGGTCGGGCAGGAGGCTGTTGCCATGAGGGTGCTGATTCCGGGCATCTCGGGAGGAATCGCGCGCAAGCTGGCCCTGCGGCTGCACGACGCGGGGCACCAGGTGGCGGGGGTGGACATCCGCCCGTGGGAGGAGGCGCGCGAGCTGGGCATCGAGGTGTTCCGCGGCGACGTGCGCAAGCGGGCGGCGGAGGACGTGTTCCGCCGCTGGCGCCCGGAGGCGGTGGTGCACATGGCCACCGTGACGGCCTTCACGGTGCAGGGCGCGGAGCGTGGCCGCATCAACCTGGACGGCACGAAGGCGGTGTTCGACCACTGCGGGGCCCACGGGGTGAAGCAGATGCTCTTCGTGGGTCGGCACACGTTCTACGGGGCGGCGGCGGACTCGCCGCTGTACCACTCGGAGGACGAGCCACCCCGGGCGCTGGAGGCCATTCCGGAGCTGGCGGACCTGGTGGCCGCGGACCTGTACGCGGCGACGGCGCTGTGGCGGATGCCGAAGCTGACGACGGCGATTCTGCGGCTGCCGTACACGCTGGGGACGCCAGGCACGGGGACGTTGGCGTCGTTCCTCAAGGGGCGGCGAGTGCCGCTGGTGCTGGGATATGACCCGCTGTTCCACGTGCTCCAGGAGGAGGACGTGGTGGCGGCGCTGGTGCTCGCGCTGAACAAGGAGCTGCGAGGCATCTACAACGTCGCGGGCCCGCCGCCGATTCCGTTGTCCGTGATTGTGAGGGAGACGGGCCGCATGGGCGTGCCGCTGCCGGCACAGGTGCTGCGGCTGCTGCTGGGGCGCGGAGGGTTCCCGAGATTGTCCGTGGGAGCGCTGGACCACCTGCGCTTCCCCATCGTCGTGGACAACCGCCGGTTCCTCGAGGCGACGGGGTTCCAGTATCAGTACAGCGTCGCGGACATGCTGCGCTTGTATCGGGAGTCGGCGCCGGTGCCTCGGGGGTGAGACCGGGAGGTCGGCCGCTCCCCTTCCCCACTGGCGTGTACCGGCAGCGTGAGAAAAGAGACAAGCGCGCCGCTATGACCAGCTGAGCGGGCCCACCGCGGCACATCATCACGCTCCGGCTCTCGGCATGGACACGCTGACTCCCAAGGAACGCAGCGAGCGGATGTCCCGGGTGCGCAACCGGGACACGAAGCCGGAGATGCGCGTCCGGCGACTCGTCTCGTCGATGGGCTACCGCTACCGCCTCCAGTACAAGAAGGTACCCGGGCGCCCGGACCTCGCCTTCCCTGGCCGCAAGAAGGCCATCTTCGTCCACGGCTGCTTCTGGCATCGCCATCCGGACCCCGCGTGTCCCCTCGCGCGCGTACCGAAGTCCCGGCTGGACTTCTGGATGCCGAAGCTGGAGGGGAACCGGGTGCGGGACTTGCGCAAGCTCCAGGAGCTGCATGTCCTCGGCTGGTCCGCGCTCATCATCTGGGAGTGCCAGTTGCGCGACGAAGATGCGTTGCGCGAGAGCATCCGCGAATTCCTGGATGCTCCACCGCGTCGCGCTCCGCCCACGATGGGGGTGCCGGCTTGGAAGAATGCGACGCCCTTGTAGCGCGGCTCCGACGCACGAACCCGCTTGCACTTGTTGGCGTGGATGTACAGAGATCGCGCGCCATGAACTCCATCGAGCTGTTCACCGGCGCGGGTGGACTGGCCCTGGGTACGCACCAGGCCGGCTTCCGCCATCGCGGCCTCGTCGAATGGGATGAGGACGCCTGCGACACGCTCCGTAAGAA comes from Pyxidicoccus parkwaysis and encodes:
- a CDS encoding NAD-dependent epimerase/dehydratase family protein — translated: MRVLIPGISGGIARKLALRLHDAGHQVAGVDIRPWEEARELGIEVFRGDVRKRAAEDVFRRWRPEAVVHMATVTAFTVQGAERGRINLDGTKAVFDHCGAHGVKQMLFVGRHTFYGAAADSPLYHSEDEPPRALEAIPELADLVAADLYAATALWRMPKLTTAILRLPYTLGTPGTGTLASFLKGRRVPLVLGYDPLFHVLQEEDVVAALVLALNKELRGIYNVAGPPPIPLSVIVRETGRMGVPLPAQVLRLLLGRGGFPRLSVGALDHLRFPIVVDNRRFLEATGFQYQYSVADMLRLYRESAPVPRG
- a CDS encoding ABC transporter permease codes for the protein MTGSLGQLILMRLRMLFRMPEVLFWTFGFPIVTTLVLGLAFRTEALKPVQVAVSDGPEAKALVARLEGVSELQVQTLPEGDARRRLARGQVSLVLLSSNPEPEALVDPSQPEGRTARLLVTQALSTSAQGPRIEAVKTTPVSEPGNRYIDFLVPGLLGMSLMSSSLWALASPLVAMRGGKLLKRLAATPMRRSHFFISFLTGRLLFALLEVAFFCVFARLLFRVPMFGSYVAFTVMSLVGAVSFAGLGLLVATRASSEEAVGGLINLVSMPMLFLSGVFFSSENFPGWLQPFIRALPLTMLNDSLRAIMLEGTGLAALGLPLALLAVWTVVPLVMALKWFRWV
- a CDS encoding class I SAM-dependent methyltransferase, whose protein sequence is MSEPAFVQQLNFHARDASNESAALQAALSLGLFSHLPESGSGEPVPLDALARRVGGSLRGVRAVVEPMVALGFVHLETGRGYSLPATTAAFLRDAAFTARLHEARRWWHPSAKLPEAVRTGATPEGNVLGWFREQFLSPRAPAPSPEAADFEDRLARNVLRTQALVTAGELGVLDRLVKGPAPLEDLARDVSAQPEALGVLLGVLATMGLTKQEGDAWGFSEAAGRALDAQSLPYFQRALPATMAYWEAFGHLDEAVREQKFRLDLRDPETARRIYQENASRISSIFASHLRLSRKAADLVRGMRSLAGARVLDVGTGSGVWGAAFGLADANSHVTYLDSPHVLDAVRPHLAKLKLEARSRLWAGDCLSVDYGEAEYDVILLPQIIPALPPSELPGFFARLARALRPGGLLLISGYLLTDRRDGPLDALYFALRRYVSNEGDVLSLPEFRALLTPVGLTAARGFDMPIQQVVVAHRGDVPWPATATATAA
- a CDS encoding fatty acid desaturase family protein; translation: MRAVPQVDSPGVSRSEPEAGVRAESIAARLRARYARPVTALGYQPQSLPEAVAHLGLHVVLSVAAAWVTAVLTRWQPVLGWALYPLAAFFIGTRFRALGNMLHEACHGMLVRGKRRNRALGHVLAIIDLTALEPYTREHFTHHLHLGDAVKDLDFVPRSRFGFSDASRPFVKTHLLRPMLLVHLPAFLRPVFFHRTDPWPVTLVRWAFLAGLVALAQWGIGWKAFLLFYAVPYLVPYQVIRYWSDAVDHAGVIGSADEFHRSRNHILPWGPLNTVLFPRNDAYHLTHHLFPAVPTAWQGHVHEMLLHDPDYAAREHSFGALLR
- a CDS encoding ABC transporter ATP-binding protein, with translation MTPNDELAIEVKGLVKRFGDVVAVDGIDLDIRRGECLGLLGPNGAGKTTTVEILEGLQQATSGEVKLLGLRWETHERELRQRIGLTLQETRLVDLLTVEEMVRLFASFYPRSLDVETLIGMVQLGEKRHARVGKLSGGQKQRLALALGLAGDPDVLFLDEPTTGLDPQSRRSLWDVVAQLKARGRTVVLTTHYMDEAEVLCDRLVIIDHGRVIARGSPREIIASLGAEQVIELEATPVPDLERLRSLPSVVAAQRHADRMTLRVRELHLALPSVLREVESGGGELRHLSTRRPTLDDVFIGLTGRSLREGEEEKAA
- a CDS encoding lysophospholipid acyltransferase family protein, which codes for MSQSDSLEARVERLELPFNEYGVDPYGISKRHVLHALQVFAVLYRYYFRVKCYGAEHIPARGRGMLVGNHSGGVAVDGAMVLASTMLELDPPRLAQGMVERFLHKFPISSLWASRTGQFTGLPEHAKRLLEDDRLLMIFPEGARGTAKLYNQRYSLVDFGTGFVRLALQTRSPIIPFAFLGGGSAIPTVFNAYALGKLMGVPYVPVTPWLLPVPLPVQLEIHYGEPLVFHGTGDEEDHVIEGYVAKVKARIAGLIERGRAERHNRRSGRRLLP
- a CDS encoding very short patch repair endonuclease, coding for MDTLTPKERSERMSRVRNRDTKPEMRVRRLVSSMGYRYRLQYKKVPGRPDLAFPGRKKAIFVHGCFWHRHPDPACPLARVPKSRLDFWMPKLEGNRVRDLRKLQELHVLGWSALIIWECQLRDEDALRESIREFLDAPPRRAPPTMGVPAWKNATPL
- a CDS encoding pyridoxal phosphate-dependent aminotransferase; the protein is MDLLRPFFMEDYLEGSRFTARYNLGESGGRPVTVGELLTGSGVSQTQAADVFLSTLLRDSPNWGRADLRDLVAAMHPGTTRDNVLITTGTSEALLLLFRQLRPRKVALAWPAFQLLYELPMQQGAQVVRLPVRWDARGVPSVDGAEWLDVLAREQPDAVIINNPHNPSGLVLDAKLLDAVARWADAAGATVIGDEHYRFLSSEDAVLGASVYRPGSRTFVTGSFIKCLGCPGLRIGWCVGDTAMLSRMQNEKNYTTHTVNPVTEWISYEVLKDLHSPALTHAREEWMKNRRTLAAFLERSRGVYGIAPTGGLVTCIGVRGASEPRDFEARLSALSAEGVFVLPLSAMEAGSPEGTHPLERGHGFRLGLGMAADRFPEALEAIERATTR